The DNA segment AGTTCTATCAGTTGAGGAATAAAAATATCGGGGTTTGAATCACCTTCCACAATACCCATGATCGTGCGCCCGTTCAGGATATTCTGCATATCCAGGATTGCTTCAGCGCCGAAAGGCGCAACACCGATAAGCCCGCATGTCCCACCTATCGCTATGGAATCAACTGACTGACGAAAGACCTTTGGAATGCCGGTGCACTCAAGGGAATAGTCAGCGCCGGGACCGGTAATCTTCTGGATTTCTGCAACAGGATCTACCTGATCGGGGTTGACAGCATGTGTTGCTCCAAACTCCCTGGCAATTTTGAGCCGATCTTCATTGACATCAACTGCAATAATCGTAGTGCATCCACAGGCAAATGCAGCCATGATTGCGCTCAATCCCACAGAACCTATCCCAAAAACAGCAATAGATGAACCTGCCCTTGCGCGTAGCGAATTCAAGACTCCTCCTGCACCGGTCTGGAAACCGCAGCCCAACGGACCAAGTATATCAAGAGGAACATCCTTACGAACTTTGACCACATTTCGTTCATTTGCAAGAACATGGGAAGCGAAGGATGACTGGCCAAAAAAGGCGCCATGGATAGCTTCACCATCTTTATGCATCGTGGTAGTTCCATCAGGACGTACTCCTGCAAAATTCGACCCAAGAAAGTTAAGACAGTGAGGGGGCACGCCTTTTACACAGGACGGGCACGTCCCGCATGTAAGATAACTAAGCACCACATGATCACCCGGAGCGATCTTCTTAACCCTCGACCCGACCTTTTCTACAACACCTGCGCCCTCATGTCCGAGAACGGCAGGAAGCGGAAAGGGCAGATACTGCTCCCGCGCCACAAGATCCGTATGACACAGCCCGGAGCCTACAATACGCACTATTACTTCATTTTCCATTGGATCATCGAGATCTAATTCTTCGATAAGGAATGGACCTGATTTTTCTCGCACCACAGCAGCTTTAATCTTCATAATTATATATACCTCCTTTAAGATTTATATGTTATATTCCAATGGCCAGCGATGTCGTGTGGATAAAACAATCGACACCTCGGGATTACTCACATATCTCATCATAACCACGCATTTTATTCTGCATATTATCATTGAGAAAGCCGTTACCCTCCTGAAACCTGGACAAATATGCTGACTTCATCAGATTCGTGAAGTATATCCGTAAGCCTTCTTGATAGACCTTTTACAAAAAAAACATGTGCCTCATTTTCGGGTATGCCAAGCACATTCAATAGATCTCCTACGGTCTGTCCTTCTTCCAGAACCACATCTACACCTTTGTTATGATCATATGCAGGCACATATTTTCTAAGCATCCCGAACAGTTTCACATTCACTGAAAGTGATTTATGCAATATCCTATTCATAAATTACAATTAACAAAAACTACATTGTACCTGCCTATTTAGAGATCGCCCCACATACGGTCAAGCTCCTGGTCAGAAACAGTAAAGGTCACATTATGAGGAGGAAGTTTCTCTTCTTTCATAAATTCAGGCAAACGGTCGTCAAGGTTGGTTAAACCGGCCGCTTTATTGAAATCACGTTCGGTCTTAATAACCTGTATTCCGAGCTTTATTGCATCATCAAGCGTCAGATCTGCTCCATAAAGACCGCTCATCATTTCAAGGAACCCCTGCCCTCCTTCCGGAGTGCCCCCAACCACCATGTTCACAAACATACAAAGTCCTGTACAATCCATTGCAGCCGTTACAATCTGTATTTGCTTTGAGATATCTACCTGACCTTCAGATTTGTGGGGGTCCAGAGTCCCTCCCATAACTTCAAGGTTGAAGTTCAGTACCCAGCCGGCAGTATGATCTGCACCCATCGGAGAAGTGGCGTAAGTTACCCCCATTCCGTGAATACCTCTGGGTTCATACATTGATATACTTTGTTTCTTAACTACGGGTACCCTTCTTGCGCCGAATGCCCTTCCAGTAGACCAGGCACCTGAGCCAAGTATTCTTCCCAACGGCGTACCTCTGCCCACTTCTTCCAGAAGCTCCAGAAGCCCGTTGCCGTCGCCAAAGGCCTTAATCCCGGCTTCCATAGCGACACCTACTGTTCCACCCATTTCCATCGTATCCATACCACAGTCATCGCAGAGCCTATCTGCCCTTGCGATGATGTCGAGATCTGAAATACCGCAATTTGCTCCAAAAAGACCAATGGTTTCGTACTCTAAAGCAGATGTTATGTGGTCTCCATTCTCGTCAACATACACATTGGAACATTGAATAATACACATAGAACACCCTGCATGAGAAGGTTTCCCGCCCCGTTTGGTTATCACTTCGTACATGTATTCACCGTTCACCTTATCTATCCCTTCGAATATCCCTGCACTGAAATTTCTTGTGGGATATGCACCTGCAACGTTAAGGAGACTGGCAATACCGTTTGTACCGTACAGTTTCAGATTCTGTCCTGTTTCCGGGTGATCCTGAATTGCCTTTACAAAAACCTTCATGCCTTCTTTGAATCTTTCTGGGTTAGCTACAAAAGCACTTTCACCGCCCTCATCATCTATGACAATTGCCTTGAGACCCTTCGATCCCATTACAGCACCTGTCCCTCCTCTCCCTGCATGTCTGCATGGAAATCCGGAGGTGTCTGTGCTGGCAATAGTCGAGACAGGAAGTCTCATTTCTCCGACAGGGCCAATTGAAAGAACGGCTATTTTCTTCCCATACTTTTCCTGAAGCTTCTCAGCAAGTTCATAGTTTCGCATAGAGCGGTATTCATCTGCGGTAATTAGCTCACTACCACTCTTTGTCACACGGAGAATATAGAGTTTGCCTTTTTCAGGAAACCCCTCGACTATTATAGCCCCCACACCAAGCCTGCCCAGCCGATACGCAGCCGTACCGCCAACGTTACTCTCTTTGATTCCACCGGTGAGAGGGCTTTTCACCCCGATTGAGAGTCTTCCAGAATTCGGTGCATTCGTCCCGGCAAATGCACCAGGGGCTATTACCAGTTTATTGTGACTTCCCAGGGGCTCACAGGTTGGCGGCACTTCCCTTGCAACAATTGTGGATGTAAGGCCTCTACCCGCTAAACCCATATACTCTGTTGGCATTTCCTGTGTATTGGTTTTTAGTTCCGACATGTTCACACGCAAAATATTTTTCATGGTTTTGCCTCCCTGTTAAGGATTGATTTTCTGCATAAATTGTCTTAATAGGTAAGATATTACATTGCGGCATATACCATGTCTATCCGTAGACGTACGTATTTTGTTCCGGAATCCTCCGTAATTTTTACCCTTCACCTTACTTCTTTTACCCTGGATTACCGTCGTGAATAAAGACGAAACCCCTTCATGTGCTCATTATCGCATATGGTTATCCTCCTTTCAGAACGGCAACATCCTTTTTGACTTCTGGATTGTTACCCACTTCAATTCAGTGAGTTCCTCCAATGAGTAATGGCCGCCTTCACGACCTTGACCGCTTGCCTTGCAGCCGCCGAAGGGACAGCATGCATCGGCATCGATAGAACCGTCGTTGACATGGACCATGCCTGCTTCCAGACCTTCTGCAAGAAAAATGGCCTTTTCCAGGTCCCTGGTTATTATGCCCGCCGAAAGCCCATACATCGTGTTATTTGCCACTTCAAGCGCCTCTTCTGCATTGTTAACAGGTATAATAGAGGCAACGGGGCCAAAGGTTTCCTCATGATAGATGCGCATATCAGGAGTAATATTTATAAGCACTGTGGGATTGTAAAGTCGTCCTTCATATGTGCCTCCAGTGAGAAGGGTCGCACCTTTGGCAACTGCATCCTTCACATGGGCGTCTATGCTCTGAACCTGAGCATCGCTGATAATTGGACCGATAAAAGTGGTAGGAAGACTGGGGTCACCTACAGGCAGATGTGCAGCCAATCCCGCCAATCCCGCTGAAAATTCCTCCACTATAGATTTTTCCACAATAACACGATCAACGGACATACATATTTCACCCTGATGGAGGAATGCACTGAATGCAGCCGACTTCACAGCATATTCCATGTCAGCATCGGCAAGAACAATAAGAGGATTCTTTCCACCAAGCTCAAGGGTATATTGCTTCAATTTTGCCGCAGCCCTCATGGCGACATGGCGGCCTGTAACGGTTTCACCAGTAATTGCAACAAAGGAACAGCGGTCATCGTCAATGAGCGCATCACCGAGAATACTTCCGGGTCCGGTTATGACGTTAAGGACACCGGGCGGAAGACCGGCCTTCTCGAAAAGTTCCCCGATTTTAAGACCGATAACCGGCGTTTCACTTGCCGGTTTCAGGACAACAGTGTTCCCTGTAGCTATGGAGTAAGCCACTTTATACATTGAGAGAATCAGAGGGAAATTCCAGGGCGAAATAGCAAGTACCGTACCCCTGGGCTTACGGAGCGTCATGGAAAGCTTACCAAGGTCATTGTGGAAAGTCTCGCCGAGTATACGTTTGCTGTCTGCAGCAGCAGTTTCAAGAAGATCTACTGTTTGGGAAATCTCGAACATGACCTTTCCGAAAACTCCACCCCCCTCCTGAGTAAGGACATCCGCAAACTCCTGTCTGTTAGCTTCAAGCAACTGAGCTGCCTTATTGAGAATTTGCGATCGCGTCAGAGGAGGTGTAGCTGCCCATTGTTTCCGTGCGGCATAGGCCGCAGCCATAACACGGTCAGCATCCTTAACATCCCCCTTCGGCACTCGCGCATATACATCACCTGTGTAAGGATTCAGATCATCAAAGGTTGCCCCGGACAGGGCATCCACCCACTGACCACCAATAAACATCTGATAGTTCTTCATATTGATCTCCTTTTTTACTATCGTTCCTCATACTCAATACATTTCATTTGAATTAGGTACTTTGTTCGTCTCTTACTGCCAACGGATTTATCCAGTATTGCATAGGAAATTGACTGTGTCTATCCGTAGTAATACGTATTTTTTTGTCATTATTTACGTAATTTGGTTTGTATTAGGTATTTTAGTTACTTTGTATTAGGCAAAGAATATTGGGCAATTTCATTTTCAAATCAAAGATTGAACGACTTATCCCGCTAAAACGTGCGGTGCAATCGTGGCAACAAGGAAGAAGCGACGTAGCCACGAGTAAAGCGAGTTGAAGGGGTGGCCGGGTACCCGCTTGCGGGTGTTCTAGACATAGCGGAGCCGATGACGAAGCCAACGATGATAGCGCTTTCCCCAGAAAATAAATCTCCCTATATATATTTGTTTGACTTTGTTTCTTTTTCTCACATGTGGGGTAGCCGGCCCGGGTTATAATAATTTCCCCTGCGTGCTCTTTGGCAACACTGTTTTGTCCATATGACCGGCTGAGGTCAGTTTGATTTACGGGGTTTTCACCACCATTAGGCGTCGACCTTTTTTCCACATTGTGTTATATCGTTTTTATGTATTTATGCCGCTTCTTTCAATGTTACCGTAAATCCAAGGTTGGTAAGTCTCTTTAAATAGCTCTTCACAATACGGTCTTTCTTACGAGTATCAAGGTAATTAGCCCCCAGTTCCTTGTAGGGCACTTTGTATTTGAGTATGTGATAGCACATTATAAGTATCTTATGCCCTACTGCAATGAGCGCCTTTTTCTTTCCCCTTCTCCCTGCAAGACTCTGATATTTGGCCCTGAGATACGTTCCCTTCATCCTCGATGCCACCCATGCGAGCTCTGTAAGGATACTTTTCAAGCACTTATTGCCCTGTATCGTGGTCCCGGGTTTTTTCTTACCCGCGCTTTCGTTGTTGCCGGGACTCATTCCAGCCCATGATGAAAGGTGCATTTCGCTGGGGAATAGGTCCATGTTTACACCCATCTCTGCGATGATGACGGAAGCACTGTCTTTCACCGGCGGTATGGTCTGGAGAAGTTCATATTCTTCCTTATAGTGAAGATCAATCATTTCCTCAATCTTTTGTTCCAGGTTTGAGAGTATCTCTTCGATTGCCTTTATATGTTCCAGAGATGCCTTTATCATGAATGTATGATGTGTATCCATATGCCCCACGAGCGCTTCCTTGAGGTCCTCTTTTTTTCTCCTTAATTTACCTTTGCTCAATTCAGCCATTTCCTCTGCCTTAAGGTCACCTTTCATCAGCTCTTCGATAATCCTTGTTCCACTTACCCCGAATATATCTGAGGCAACACAGGAGAGCTTTATATTCGTATCCTCAAGAATCTTTTCGATCCTCTGCTTTTCGGAGGTAACAGACTGAATAAGCTTCCTCTTGTACCTGGTGAGGTCTCTCAGTTCCCTTATTTCTTTGGGAGGGATAAAACTTCCCCTGACCAGCCCGCTTCTTAAGAGTTTACAGAGCCACTCACTGTCCTTCACATCGGTTTTTCTTCCCGGTACATTCTTGACGTGCCGTGCATTCACCAATATCACCTTAAAGGTATCTTCCAGTATGTTGAATATGGGCCTCCAGTAGACTCCTGTGCTTTCCATGGCTATGTGGGTAATCCGGTTTTCCTTGAGCCAGATCTTGAGCCGCATGAGATCATTGGTCATGGTGCTGAAGGTCCGTATCTCCTTTTTTATCCCTGTCCCCATGATGCATGCCACCACTGTCTCCTTGTGCACATCAAGGCCAGCTCCTCTTTCAACGATTATATCCATGTGACCCCTCCTTGTTGGAATGACTACATGGATATTCTTACTATAGAAAGGAGGCATCTGGCGACATTTTCATTCCTTTTTGTGCCGACAAGTCGGCATGTGTGTTTGATTTAGAATTGGAATAAATTATACTAATTCTTCCGTTGGAAGCATGCCCTTTTTCAAGGCATACTTGATAAGGTCGGTCTGGGTGTGAAGATCGAGCTTTCGCATCATATTTGCTCTGTGCGTTTCCGCTGTTCGCGAACTTATGAAAAGTTTGGCGGCAATCTCTGCGTTGCTGTAACCTTCTATAGCAAGATGTAGGACTTCTCTCTCACGGGTACTTAAGGTATTATATGGATCAAGAACAGTATCTTTTGTCTGCTCCAGATAGGTGCTTATAGCACGCTCTGAGAGCGGAGGGCTGAGATAATGGCGACCTGCCATAACCTCACGAATGGCATGGACCAGATCTGATATATTGGATTCTTTAAGAACATAACCATATGCACCATTACGTAATGCCTCAACAACATAAGGTTCATTCATATACATAGACAGAATGAGCACCTTTGTTTTTGGAGAGAACTTTGTGACCTGACGTGTTACTTCGAGTCCATTCAGGCCGGGCATCATCAAATCGACTACCAATACATTCGGTTTCAGACGCGTGGTAAGATCTACTGCTTTTAAACCATCGCTGGCTTCGCCGACTACTGAAAAATCTGCATCATTTTCAAGTAAGGCTTTTACGCCCTGTCGTACAATATGGTGATCATCTGCAAGGACAATACTGACTACACTCATGATTCTCCGCCATTTAAGTACCCTGTTGCAAGCAGCAGGGTAACCGCTGCACCCCTCCCTTGAGGGGAGGGGAAAAAGGGGAGGGTGATTGATGTCAAAGACTTACCCTCCAGTCGATAGACTTATCGGAAACTCTG comes from the Pseudomonadota bacterium genome and includes:
- a CDS encoding NAD(P)-dependent alcohol dehydrogenase, encoding MKIKAAVVREKSGPFLIEELDLDDPMENEVIVRIVGSGLCHTDLVAREQYLPFPLPAVLGHEGAGVVEKVGSRVKKIAPGDHVVLSYLTCGTCPSCVKGVPPHCLNFLGSNFAGVRPDGTTTMHKDGEAIHGAFFGQSSFASHVLANERNVVKVRKDVPLDILGPLGCGFQTGAGGVLNSLRARAGSSIAVFGIGSVGLSAIMAAFACGCTTIIAVDVNEDRLKIAREFGATHAVNPDQVDPVAEIQKITGPGADYSLECTGIPKVFRQSVDSIAIGGTCGLIGVAPFGAEAILDMQNILNGRTIMGIVEGDSNPDIFIPQLIELHMRGRFPFDRMIKFYTLDQINQAAKDSEKGITLKAILRP
- a CDS encoding MoaD/ThiS family protein, with product MNRILHKSLSVNVKLFGMLRKYVPAYDHNKGVDVVLEEGQTVGDLLNVLGIPENEAHVFFVKGLSRRLTDILHESDEVSIFVQVSGG
- a CDS encoding aldehyde ferredoxin oxidoreductase: MKNILRVNMSELKTNTQEMPTEYMGLAGRGLTSTIVAREVPPTCEPLGSHNKLVIAPGAFAGTNAPNSGRLSIGVKSPLTGGIKESNVGGTAAYRLGRLGVGAIIVEGFPEKGKLYILRVTKSGSELITADEYRSMRNYELAEKLQEKYGKKIAVLSIGPVGEMRLPVSTIASTDTSGFPCRHAGRGGTGAVMGSKGLKAIVIDDEGGESAFVANPERFKEGMKVFVKAIQDHPETGQNLKLYGTNGIASLLNVAGAYPTRNFSAGIFEGIDKVNGEYMYEVITKRGGKPSHAGCSMCIIQCSNVYVDENGDHITSALEYETIGLFGANCGISDLDIIARADRLCDDCGMDTMEMGGTVGVAMEAGIKAFGDGNGLLELLEEVGRGTPLGRILGSGAWSTGRAFGARRVPVVKKQSISMYEPRGIHGMGVTYATSPMGADHTAGWVLNFNLEVMGGTLDPHKSEGQVDISKQIQIVTAAMDCTGLCMFVNMVVGGTPEGGQGFLEMMSGLYGADLTLDDAIKLGIQVIKTERDFNKAAGLTNLDDRLPEFMKEEKLPPHNVTFTVSDQELDRMWGDL
- a CDS encoding aldehyde dehydrogenase family protein, translating into MKNYQMFIGGQWVDALSGATFDDLNPYTGDVYARVPKGDVKDADRVMAAAYAARKQWAATPPLTRSQILNKAAQLLEANRQEFADVLTQEGGGVFGKVMFEISQTVDLLETAAADSKRILGETFHNDLGKLSMTLRKPRGTVLAISPWNFPLILSMYKVAYSIATGNTVVLKPASETPVIGLKIGELFEKAGLPPGVLNVITGPGSILGDALIDDDRCSFVAITGETVTGRHVAMRAAAKLKQYTLELGGKNPLIVLADADMEYAVKSAAFSAFLHQGEICMSVDRVIVEKSIVEEFSAGLAGLAAHLPVGDPSLPTTFIGPIISDAQVQSIDAHVKDAVAKGATLLTGGTYEGRLYNPTVLINITPDMRIYHEETFGPVASIIPVNNAEEALEVANNTMYGLSAGIITRDLEKAIFLAEGLEAGMVHVNDGSIDADACCPFGGCKASGQGREGGHYSLEELTELKWVTIQKSKRMLPF
- a CDS encoding IS110 family transposase, which produces MDIIVERGAGLDVHKETVVACIMGTGIKKEIRTFSTMTNDLMRLKIWLKENRITHIAMESTGVYWRPIFNILEDTFKVILVNARHVKNVPGRKTDVKDSEWLCKLLRSGLVRGSFIPPKEIRELRDLTRYKRKLIQSVTSEKQRIEKILEDTNIKLSCVASDIFGVSGTRIIEELMKGDLKAEEMAELSKGKLRRKKEDLKEALVGHMDTHHTFMIKASLEHIKAIEEILSNLEQKIEEMIDLHYKEEYELLQTIPPVKDSASVIIAEMGVNMDLFPSEMHLSSWAGMSPGNNESAGKKKPGTTIQGNKCLKSILTELAWVASRMKGTYLRAKYQSLAGRRGKKKALIAVGHKILIMCYHILKYKVPYKELGANYLDTRKKDRIVKSYLKRLTNLGFTVTLKEAA
- a CDS encoding response regulator transcription factor, producing MSVVSIVLADDHHIVRQGVKALLENDADFSVVGEASDGLKAVDLTTRLKPNVLVVDLMMPGLNGLEVTRQVTKFSPKTKVLILSMYMNEPYVVEALRNGAYGYVLKESNISDLVHAIREVMAGRHYLSPPLSERAISTYLEQTKDTVLDPYNTLSTREREVLHLAIEGYSNAEIAAKLFISSRTAETHRANMMRKLDLHTQTDLIKYALKKGMLPTEELV